One window from the genome of Saccharomyces mikatae IFO 1815 strain IFO1815 genome assembly, chromosome: 2 encodes:
- the RTG3 gene encoding Rtg3p (similar to Saccharomyces cerevisiae RTG3 (YBL103C); ancestral locus Anc_7.438), with product MMNNNESEAENQRLLDELMNQTKVLQETLDFSLVTPTPHHNDDYRIQGSAYPGGETPAQQHEKLSYINTHNSNDNNNLMGSQARSSSQTPTPSIIYEEGESQSSYLDDMFRTGEGGRPRTQNSISSIGQAPLRTSFSMPYDSPVDRATNASLNQQEGLKTELPQDFLFQHSTDDTMYNLTDDVSSSLSSSINSDMMTPNMYSSSFSYNPQTLGSASISSTYSPKVRSPSSSFRAGSFLSSSFRHGSINTPRTRHTSISSNMTENLGPGSVPKALTGLTSDEKLRRKREFHNAVERRRRELIKQKIKELGQLVPPSLLNYDDLGKQIKPNKGIILDRTVEYLQYLAEILEIQSRKRKALLAKIEELENKKNSVASLSPFANNHHVTSRPSDNEKNEERIIDIRSVPNTSLNETNVKAEFHNWEPPIYDSVSNHDHPGSMEAHPHTNIHDELKEFLSGDLIEAEDNAKLMFGDDNANPADYLLEFGSG from the coding sequence ATGATGaacaataatgaaagtGAGGCTGAGAACCAACGTCTCCTGGATGAACTAATGAATCAAACAAAAGTTCTACAGGAGACTTTGGATTTTTCGTTGGTGACACCCACTCCACATCATAATGATGATTATAGGATTCAGGGAAGCGCTTACCCAGGTGGTGAGACCCCGGCTCAGCAGCATGAGAAACTCTCTTATATTAATACACACAACTCCAacgataataataactTGATGGGAAGCCAAGCGAGATCCAGTTCACAAACACCTACACCTTCGATTATATATGAGGAAGGAGAATCCCAATCGTCTTACTTGGATGATATGTTCAGAACAGGCGAAGGCGGTAGGCCTCGCACCCAAAATTCCATATCTTCCATAGGGCAGGCTCCCTTGAGGACATCCTTTTCTATGCCCTACGACTCACCTGTGGATAGAGCAACAAACGCATCATTGAACCAACAAGAAGGCTTAAAAACCGAGTTGCCACAAGACTTTTTGTTCCAACATAGCACAGATGATACGATGTATAACTTGACCGATGATGTAAGctcttctttatcttctAGCATCAATTCTGATATGATGACCCCAAACATGTATTCGTCATCCTTTTCTTATAATCCACAAACTTTGGGTTCTGCATCCATATCCTCCACATATTCTCCAAAAGTGAGGTCACCATCATCGTCCTTCCGTGCAGgaagttttctttcatcGTCTTTTAGGCATGGTAGCATAAATACCCCCAGAACAAGACATACTTCAATAAGCAGTAATATGACTGAAAATTTAGGGCCCGGAAGTGTTCCTAAAGCCCTGACTGGATTGACTTCAGATGAGAAACTGAGGCGCAAAAGAGAGTTTCATAATGCTGTcgagagaagaagaagagaactaataaaacaaaaaataaaagaactaGGTCAGTTGGTTCCACCATCTCTATTAAATTATGACGATTTAGGTAAACAAATCAAACCAAATAAAGGCATCATCTTAGATAGAACAGTTGAATATTTACAATACCTGGCtgaaattttggaaatacAATCACGAAAAAGGAAGGCTTTATTGGCTAAGATagaagaattggaaaacaagaaaaactcTGTAGCATCCTTATCTCCTTTTGCCAATAATCATCATGTGACTTCGAGACCAAGTGATAACGAGAAAAATGAGGAAAGGATTATAGACATTAGGTCCGTTCCGAATACTTCATTGAATGAAACAAATGTCAAAGCTGAATTCCACAATTGGGAGCCACCAATATATGATTCGGTCAGCAACCACGATCATCCTGGTAGTATGGAAGCGCATCCACATACAAACATTCATGATGAATTAAAGGAATTCTTATCGGGGGATTTGATTGAAGCCGAAGATAATGCAAAATTAATGTTTGGAGATGACAATGCCAATCCCGCCGACTATCTTCTAGAATTTGGATCAGGATAA